In uncultured Desulfobacter sp., one DNA window encodes the following:
- the rapZ gene encoding RNase adapter RapZ: MENLKVYIITGISGSGKTTVAQAFEDASFYCIDNMPMALVPKVLELPLGESAKVKGAAFVMDMRSKTFLSTFVSGVSAIEDMGLSPFIIFLEADTQTLVKRFSQTRRHHPLGDEKNLLDSIRSEKQGMAAIRKLAHRIIDTSNFNVHQLKAEIQSLVSKDIGSESFMKLNIMSFGYKYGIPVDADIVVDLRFLANPYFVPELKAHNGESDAVKAFVLENGETKTFLKKYNDLIDYLIPLYKKENKAYLTLALGCTGGRHRSVAISRAVFERLLKKGLNPSLRHRDIDKDIKEL, translated from the coding sequence ATGGAAAACCTCAAGGTTTATATCATCACCGGCATATCAGGCTCCGGAAAGACAACCGTTGCCCAGGCATTTGAAGATGCTAGCTTTTATTGCATTGACAACATGCCCATGGCACTTGTGCCCAAGGTGCTCGAACTGCCCTTAGGAGAAAGCGCTAAGGTCAAAGGTGCTGCCTTTGTGATGGATATGAGGTCAAAAACCTTCTTAAGTACATTTGTTTCAGGTGTCTCAGCTATAGAGGATATGGGACTTTCCCCGTTCATCATATTTCTTGAAGCTGACACCCAAACTTTGGTCAAACGGTTTAGCCAGACCCGCCGGCACCATCCCCTGGGGGACGAAAAGAACCTTTTGGACAGCATAAGGTCTGAAAAACAGGGCATGGCCGCCATCCGGAAATTAGCCCACCGGATCATCGACACTTCTAATTTCAATGTGCATCAGCTTAAGGCAGAAATACAAAGTCTCGTATCCAAGGATATCGGTTCCGAAAGTTTCATGAAACTGAATATCATGTCTTTTGGGTATAAATACGGCATCCCGGTAGATGCAGATATTGTGGTGGATCTACGGTTTCTGGCCAATCCCTATTTTGTGCCCGAACTCAAAGCCCATAACGGAGAGTCTGATGCGGTAAAAGCCTTTGTTCTGGAAAATGGGGAAACCAAAACCTTTTTAAAAAAATATAACGACCTTATTGACTATCTCATTCCATTATATAAAAAAGAAAACAAGGCGTACCTAACACTCGCTTTGGGCTGTACCGGTGGCCGCCACCGCAGTGTCGCTATTTCCCGAGCCGTATTTGAACGGCTATTGAAAAAAGGCTTGAATCCAAGCTTGCGACACAGAGATATAGATAAAGACATCAAAGAATTATAA
- the tpiA gene encoding triose-phosphate isomerase: MTRIPLIAGNWKMYKTGTQAVAAAKQLAELAQGVNGVDIMIAPTALSLPLVAAALGKDSRVRLGAQNIYPGKEGAFTGEVSGEMIKDAGADYVIIGHSERRQFFGETDESVSIKIRAALDAQLTPVMCIGETESQREADKTFFILDKQISDGLKGFDLEELDPLILAYEPVWAIGTGKTAGPDQVKEVHKFLRNLIKEKYTEGLAAKIRILYGGSVKPGNIKELMQLEDVDGALVGGASLNPEDFNKIIRF; this comes from the coding sequence ATGACAAGAATTCCACTGATTGCCGGCAACTGGAAAATGTACAAGACCGGTACCCAGGCCGTTGCTGCAGCCAAACAACTGGCAGAATTAGCCCAAGGAGTAAATGGGGTTGATATTATGATTGCCCCCACAGCACTGTCGCTGCCGCTGGTCGCTGCGGCTCTGGGCAAAGACTCCCGGGTCCGGCTGGGAGCACAGAACATTTACCCAGGCAAAGAAGGTGCTTTCACAGGCGAAGTATCCGGGGAGATGATAAAGGATGCCGGTGCGGACTATGTTATCATCGGTCATTCCGAACGTAGACAGTTCTTTGGAGAAACGGATGAAAGCGTTTCAATTAAAATCCGTGCAGCCCTTGATGCACAACTTACCCCTGTGATGTGCATCGGAGAGACCGAAAGCCAGCGGGAAGCGGATAAAACGTTTTTTATCCTTGACAAACAGATATCAGATGGGTTAAAAGGCTTTGATCTTGAGGAACTTGATCCCCTTATTCTGGCTTACGAGCCGGTTTGGGCAATCGGTACCGGAAAGACAGCAGGACCAGATCAGGTAAAAGAGGTACATAAATTTTTACGAAACCTGATCAAAGAGAAATACACAGAAGGCCTGGCAGCAAAGATCCGGATTTTATACGGTGGATCGGTTAAACCCGGCAACATCAAAGAGCTGATGCAACTTGAAGATGTAGATGGTGCATTGGTTGGTGGCGCGAGCCTTAACCCGGAAGATTTTAATAAAATTATTAGATTTTAG
- the secG gene encoding preprotein translocase subunit SecG → MTAILVTIHVAVCIFLILVVLLQTGKGAEMGVSMGGAGSQALFGAAGPANILTKITTAVAIIFMITSLSLAYMSGHQSQSSVMKAPPASAAQEVPAAE, encoded by the coding sequence ATGACAGCCATTTTAGTAACAATACATGTAGCAGTTTGCATTTTTCTGATACTTGTCGTGCTGTTGCAGACCGGTAAAGGCGCAGAGATGGGTGTGTCCATGGGTGGCGCAGGAAGTCAGGCCCTTTTCGGAGCTGCTGGCCCTGCAAATATCCTGACCAAAATTACCACGGCCGTGGCCATTATCTTCATGATCACGTCACTGAGCCTGGCTTATATGTCAGGTCATCAGTCACAGTCCAGTGTTATGAAGGCCCCCCCTGCTTCCGCAGCACAAGAGGTACCGGCAGCAGAATGA
- a CDS encoding AAA family ATPase has product MTYYNDATGPDPKKIEKELGEFLNKKFGGNVKILTPSIQPQQEIITGTTPESGKKKLIDFNIKPAELISYLDQYVVRQDKAKSVLATKICTHFNRIRHQESMTTEPFKITGNIKSNILLLGPTGIGKTYLIKLIAKKIGVPFVKADATKFSETGYVGGDVEDLIRDLVKEAKDDIELAECGIVYIDEVDKIAASPNVIGAQISRTGVQRALLKPMEETDVDLKVPHDPVSMMQELEAFQRTGKRSARRVNTANILFILSGAFSGLTDVVRKRLSKQAIGFGASLTHTRKDNELLKKTRSEDLVAYGFESEFIGRVPVRCVLDELTQKDLFDILKMPNNPVILSKRLDFKSYGIDVLFTDEALEELATKAHKENTGARGLVSVIEEAMLCFEEKLPSESIGQFAVTKQVLTNPEQALNDLIQGNDKEKYLAEYNNALVLFSDYISEYVKNNWKIFSIRHGLTLTQIRTKMVVQYYTAHVMEIEDAVKQVKRFYDNVKEMELEISKNYDLNVVFEEDAADFLIQQFIEHNATTDEILSKIYTDFFDGFNLIREKTGKARFFLSREALADHETYLNELIRKEIK; this is encoded by the coding sequence ATGACTTACTACAATGATGCCACCGGGCCAGACCCGAAAAAAATCGAAAAAGAGCTGGGGGAATTTCTGAACAAAAAATTTGGTGGAAATGTCAAAATCCTGACACCATCCATCCAGCCCCAGCAGGAGATCATTACCGGCACAACACCTGAGTCCGGCAAAAAAAAGCTGATTGACTTTAATATTAAACCAGCAGAACTTATCAGCTACCTTGACCAGTACGTTGTTCGACAGGACAAGGCAAAATCGGTACTCGCCACAAAAATCTGTACCCATTTCAACCGAATCCGACACCAAGAATCCATGACCACCGAACCTTTTAAGATCACAGGAAATATTAAAAGTAATATCCTGCTGCTTGGTCCCACAGGTATTGGCAAAACCTATCTGATCAAACTTATCGCTAAAAAAATCGGAGTGCCTTTTGTAAAAGCGGACGCCACCAAATTTTCCGAAACCGGATATGTGGGTGGTGATGTAGAAGATCTGATCAGGGATTTGGTCAAAGAAGCCAAGGATGACATTGAACTTGCGGAATGCGGCATTGTTTACATTGATGAAGTGGACAAGATTGCCGCAAGCCCCAATGTTATCGGCGCCCAGATATCCCGGACAGGGGTTCAGCGAGCCCTGCTCAAACCCATGGAAGAGACTGATGTGGATTTAAAGGTGCCGCACGATCCTGTATCCATGATGCAGGAGCTTGAGGCATTCCAGAGAACCGGGAAACGTTCGGCCAGACGTGTGAACACCGCCAATATTCTGTTTATTTTATCTGGTGCATTTTCGGGTCTGACGGATGTAGTGAGAAAACGTTTGAGCAAACAGGCCATTGGGTTTGGCGCTTCGCTTACCCATACCAGAAAAGACAATGAGCTCTTAAAAAAGACCCGGTCCGAGGATTTGGTGGCCTACGGTTTTGAATCTGAGTTCATAGGCAGGGTGCCGGTGCGCTGCGTGCTTGATGAACTGACTCAAAAAGATCTTTTCGATATCCTGAAAATGCCCAACAACCCGGTGATCTTAAGCAAACGCCTTGATTTTAAATCATATGGCATTGATGTGCTGTTCACCGATGAAGCGTTAGAAGAGCTGGCAACAAAAGCGCACAAGGAAAATACCGGTGCCCGGGGGCTCGTATCCGTAATTGAAGAAGCCATGCTCTGCTTTGAAGAAAAACTGCCTTCTGAATCCATCGGTCAGTTTGCTGTTACAAAACAGGTGCTGACCAACCCCGAACAAGCGCTAAACGATCTTATTCAGGGCAATGACAAAGAAAAGTACCTGGCTGAATACAACAATGCTTTGGTCCTTTTTTCAGATTACATCAGTGAGTATGTAAAAAATAACTGGAAAATCTTTTCCATCCGCCACGGCCTGACCTTAACGCAGATTCGCACAAAAATGGTGGTCCAATATTATACGGCCCATGTCATGGAGATAGAGGATGCGGTTAAACAGGTCAAAAGATTCTATGACAACGTTAAAGAGATGGAACTGGAAATTTCCAAAAACTATGATTTAAATGTCGTGTTCGAAGAAGATGCAGCGGATTTTCTCATCCAGCAGTTTATAGAGCATAATGCAACTACGGATGAGATCCTTTCCAAAATATACACGGATTTTTTTGACGGATTTAATCTGATCCGGGAAAAAACCGGGAAAGCAAGGTTTTTCCTGTCCAGAGAGGCATTAGCCGACCACGAAACTTACCTCAACGAGCTTATCAGAAAAGAGATAAAATGA
- the hemB gene encoding porphobilinogen synthase, with amino-acid sequence MLFPEYRGRRMRATANFRRMIRETKLSRDDLILPLFAVEGKSVKKPINSMPGQFQLSVDHIVTTAKQAKGEGIPGIMLFGIPDTKDCLGTQAYASDGIVQKAVTAVKEQVPDLTVITDVCLCEYTDHGHCGMVMEDGTVDNDSTLDLLAKTALSHVQAGADMVAPSDMMDGRVAEIRGILDDEGFSHVPIMSYAVKYASAFYGPFRDAAESAPQFGNRKTYQMDPANSLEAIREATMDIEEGADIIMVKPALSYLDIIYRVREEIDLPVAAYNVSGEYSIIKAAEMMGWVDGKAMIMEALLSIKRAGADIIMTYSAIDVARELNS; translated from the coding sequence ATGCTGTTCCCCGAATACAGAGGCAGGCGCATGCGTGCCACGGCCAATTTCCGACGCATGATCAGGGAAACTAAACTGTCCAGGGACGATCTGATTCTGCCCTTGTTTGCGGTGGAAGGCAAATCTGTTAAAAAACCCATCAATTCCATGCCCGGACAGTTTCAGCTCTCTGTCGATCACATTGTCACCACGGCAAAGCAAGCCAAAGGCGAAGGCATTCCAGGCATCATGTTGTTCGGTATTCCCGATACCAAAGACTGCCTTGGCACCCAGGCCTATGCCAGTGATGGTATTGTCCAAAAAGCTGTGACGGCTGTCAAGGAACAGGTTCCGGATCTTACCGTTATCACGGATGTCTGCTTGTGTGAATACACGGATCATGGTCATTGCGGTATGGTGATGGAGGACGGTACTGTTGACAATGATTCCACCCTGGATCTGCTTGCCAAAACGGCGTTGTCCCATGTGCAGGCAGGTGCCGACATGGTGGCCCCTTCCGATATGATGGACGGTCGTGTGGCTGAAATCAGAGGCATCTTGGATGACGAAGGGTTTTCCCATGTGCCCATCATGTCATATGCCGTAAAATACGCATCGGCTTTTTACGGTCCTTTCAGGGACGCTGCTGAATCCGCGCCCCAATTTGGGAACCGCAAAACCTACCAGATGGACCCGGCTAATTCCCTTGAAGCGATCAGGGAAGCCACCATGGACATTGAGGAAGGTGCAGACATTATTATGGTCAAACCGGCACTCTCCTACCTGGACATTATCTATCGGGTCAGAGAAGAGATCGATCTGCCTGTGGCTGCATATAACGTATCCGGTGAATACTCTATCATCAAGGCGGCCGAGATGATGGGATGGGTGGACGGCAAAGCCATGATCATGGAAGCCCTGCTCTCCATTAAACGGGCCGGAGCCGATATTATAATGACCTACTCAGCCATAGACGTGGCAAGGGAGTTGAACAGCTGA
- the gap gene encoding type I glyceraldehyde-3-phosphate dehydrogenase, translated as MTVKIGINGFGRIGRMVFRAALENDAIEVAAINDLTDTETIAHLLKYDSVHGSLPNEVSHGEGFIAVDGKQILVTALKDPAQIAWADAGVDIVLECTGLFRNRETAGKHLEGGAKKVIISAPAKDPDVTIVMGVNHEDYDPGTHHILSNASCTTNCLAPVAKVLLENFGVVCGLMTTIHSYTGDQRLLDFPHKDLRRARAAALSMIPTTTGAAKAVSLVLPELEGKLNGLAVRVPTPNVSLVDLVITTEKKDLTKEMVNQALKKASETNLKGYLGYVEKPLVSIDHNSCPLSSIVDASCTDVINGEMVKIFSWYDNEAGYSHRMVDLTQMVGSAL; from the coding sequence ATGACTGTAAAAATAGGAATTAACGGATTCGGCAGAATCGGACGCATGGTCTTTCGGGCTGCTTTGGAAAATGATGCAATTGAAGTTGCGGCCATCAATGATCTTACGGACACAGAAACCATTGCCCACCTGCTCAAGTATGACTCTGTCCACGGAAGCCTCCCCAATGAGGTCAGCCATGGAGAGGGATTTATTGCCGTGGATGGGAAACAGATTTTAGTTACCGCGTTAAAGGATCCTGCCCAGATTGCCTGGGCGGATGCCGGTGTGGACATTGTTCTGGAATGCACCGGTCTTTTCAGAAACCGCGAAACCGCGGGCAAGCACCTTGAAGGCGGTGCCAAAAAAGTCATTATTTCAGCGCCGGCCAAGGATCCGGATGTTACCATTGTCATGGGCGTGAACCATGAGGATTATGACCCTGGTACCCATCATATTCTATCTAATGCCTCCTGCACCACCAACTGCCTGGCGCCCGTAGCCAAAGTACTGCTGGAAAATTTCGGCGTTGTATGCGGACTGATGACCACGATCCACTCTTACACAGGAGACCAGCGCCTGCTTGACTTCCCACATAAGGATTTGCGCCGGGCAAGGGCCGCGGCTTTGTCCATGATTCCTACCACAACAGGTGCAGCCAAAGCGGTTTCTTTGGTTTTGCCTGAGCTTGAAGGCAAACTCAACGGCCTTGCGGTGAGGGTTCCAACACCCAATGTATCCCTTGTGGATCTGGTGATCACCACCGAAAAAAAAGATCTAACCAAGGAGATGGTCAACCAAGCCCTTAAAAAAGCATCAGAGACGAACCTGAAGGGATATTTGGGATATGTTGAAAAACCCCTGGTATCCATTGACCACAACTCCTGCCCGCTTTCTTCCATTGTTGATGCATCCTGCACGGATGTCATTAATGGAGAGATGGTAAAAATATTTTCATGGTACGACAATGAGGCCGGTTACTCACACCGTATGGTTGATCTGACCCAAATGGTGGGCAGCGCCCTTTAG
- the ahbC gene encoding 12,18-didecarboxysiroheme deacetylase: MIGISKLYCATVEPSDTLRYSRHSGKLPSHLLQFSKDKKPVVVWNMTRRCNLKCVHCYAQSENIAYDNELTHEQSIAMMDDLAAFGVPVLLFSGGEPLMHPRLVEYAQYAVSKGMRAVISTNGTLITKEKAKQLKEVGLSYVGISLDGLETTHDMFRGVPGAYKKALQAVDNCQEAGIKVGLRFTINKRNVKDIPGIFDLLEEKQIPRACFYHLVYSGRGQEIAKEDLSHEETRKVLDLIMDRTRDLHDRNQPKEILTVDNHADGPYLYQRLLKEDTDRAAEVLELLEMNEGNNSGRGIGCISWDGEVHPDQFWREISFGNIKDRPFSEIWTDSENEFLMKMKEKKKHVKGRCAQCRWLDICAGNFRARAESVAGDPWDSDPACYLTDEEIKKENV, translated from the coding sequence ATGATTGGAATTTCAAAACTTTACTGCGCCACTGTGGAACCCTCGGATACGTTACGCTATTCAAGGCATTCAGGCAAACTACCTTCTCATCTGCTTCAGTTCTCAAAAGACAAAAAGCCGGTGGTGGTCTGGAATATGACCCGGCGATGCAATCTGAAGTGCGTTCACTGCTATGCCCAGTCTGAAAATATTGCCTATGACAATGAACTGACCCACGAACAAAGTATTGCAATGATGGATGACCTGGCCGCTTTCGGGGTTCCGGTACTCTTGTTTTCCGGCGGGGAACCCTTGATGCACCCACGCCTTGTGGAATATGCCCAGTATGCCGTATCCAAGGGCATGCGGGCCGTTATCTCCACCAACGGCACTCTGATCACCAAAGAGAAGGCCAAACAGCTCAAAGAGGTGGGACTCTCCTATGTGGGGATCAGCCTCGACGGACTTGAAACCACCCACGACATGTTCCGGGGTGTCCCTGGTGCGTATAAAAAGGCATTGCAGGCCGTTGACAACTGTCAGGAAGCAGGTATTAAGGTGGGGCTGCGGTTTACCATTAATAAACGAAACGTCAAGGATATCCCGGGCATTTTCGATCTGCTGGAAGAGAAACAAATTCCCAGGGCCTGTTTTTACCATTTAGTTTACTCAGGCCGCGGGCAGGAAATTGCCAAAGAGGATTTAAGTCATGAGGAGACCCGTAAGGTGCTTGATTTGATCATGGACCGCACAAGAGACCTTCACGACCGCAACCAACCCAAAGAGATCCTCACCGTGGACAACCATGCAGACGGTCCCTATCTGTACCAGCGCTTGCTAAAAGAAGATACTGACCGTGCTGCTGAAGTGCTCGAACTGCTTGAAATGAATGAGGGCAATAATTCAGGCCGCGGCATCGGCTGCATCTCCTGGGATGGTGAAGTCCATCCGGACCAGTTCTGGCGGGAAATCAGTTTCGGCAACATCAAGGACCGTCCCTTCAGCGAAATCTGGACAGATTCTGAAAATGAATTTTTGATGAAAATGAAAGAGAAGAAAAAACACGTTAAAGGCAGATGCGCCCAATGCCGATGGCTTGATATCTGTGCCGGCAACTTCAGGGCCAGAGCTGAGTCCGTTGCAGGAGATCCCTGGGATTCAGATCCGGCCTGTTATCTTACGGATGAAGAGATCAAAAAGGAGAACGTATAA
- the ahbD gene encoding heme b synthase, with amino-acid sequence MAHPHGTPPHGHGGPPSAGKNNTLRLVAWETTRRCNLTCKHCRAAAEDHAYKDELTTEESFKLLDQIREVGQPIIILTGGEPLLRDDIFDIAAYGDKIGLRMVMAPNGTLLNEDNVARLIESGIKRISVSLDGATAASHDAFRGLEGAFDGAVNGIKTAKAAGLEFQINTVITKTNLDEIPDILALAESIGAAAHHIFLLVPTGRGKYIVDTAIDAKEYEETLNWFYDQRDKTSLQLKATCAPHYYRILRQRAKAEGKKVTFETHGLDAVTRGCLAGTGFCFISHVGRVQTCGFLDVTCGDIRTQHFKDVWENSPVFNKLRDFNNLEPKCGLCEYKQVCGGCRARAYEATGDYLAQEPLCTYQPARHQTK; translated from the coding sequence ATGGCACATCCTCACGGAACACCCCCCCATGGACATGGCGGACCTCCCTCTGCCGGGAAAAACAATACCCTGCGTCTTGTGGCATGGGAAACAACCCGCCGGTGTAACCTGACCTGCAAGCATTGCCGAGCTGCCGCCGAAGACCATGCATACAAAGACGAACTCACCACCGAAGAATCCTTCAAACTTTTAGACCAAATCAGAGAGGTGGGTCAGCCCATCATTATCCTCACCGGCGGCGAACCACTGCTCCGGGATGATATATTTGATATTGCTGCGTATGGCGATAAAATCGGCCTTCGCATGGTCATGGCCCCCAACGGTACTCTGCTCAATGAAGACAATGTGGCACGACTTATAGAAAGCGGCATCAAGCGTATTTCTGTAAGCCTGGACGGCGCCACTGCAGCATCCCATGATGCATTCAGAGGGCTTGAAGGCGCCTTTGACGGAGCAGTAAACGGCATAAAAACAGCCAAAGCAGCCGGACTGGAATTTCAAATCAATACCGTTATCACAAAAACCAATCTTGATGAAATTCCCGACATTCTTGCCCTAGCAGAATCGATAGGGGCTGCGGCCCACCACATTTTTCTTCTGGTCCCCACAGGCCGGGGGAAATACATCGTGGATACAGCCATTGACGCAAAGGAGTACGAAGAGACCCTGAACTGGTTTTACGACCAACGGGACAAAACTTCTTTGCAGCTGAAAGCCACCTGTGCGCCTCACTATTACCGAATTTTACGCCAACGCGCCAAAGCAGAAGGCAAAAAAGTCACTTTTGAAACCCATGGGCTTGATGCGGTCACACGGGGCTGCCTTGCAGGCACCGGTTTTTGTTTCATCTCCCATGTGGGCCGTGTTCAGACCTGCGGTTTTTTAGACGTCACCTGTGGGGATATCAGAACCCAGCACTTTAAGGATGTGTGGGAAAATTCACCCGTATTCAATAAATTGCGGGATTTCAATAACCTTGAGCCCAAATGCGGACTGTGCGAATACAAACAGGTGTGCGGTGGATGTCGGGCCAGGGCATATGAAGCCACTGGCGATTATCTGGCCCAGGAACCTTTGTGTACATACCAACCCGCCCGGCATCAGACAAAGTAA
- a CDS encoding PTS sugar transporter subunit IIA has translation MKISDILKLDAIIADLKAKNKTEAIEELSQAVSPVAGAEAEDVSAVLLEREHLGSTGIGGGIAIPHGKLETVKSIAVGFGRSIKGIEFNSLDNRPVHLFFLLLTPEHSTGGHLKVLAQISKLLKMDQFKERLLSAGSQEQIHQIILENDEEF, from the coding sequence ATGAAAATCAGTGACATTCTAAAGCTGGACGCTATTATCGCAGACCTGAAAGCGAAAAACAAAACAGAAGCCATAGAAGAACTGTCCCAGGCTGTTTCACCGGTGGCAGGCGCAGAAGCAGAAGATGTCTCAGCTGTCCTGCTGGAACGGGAGCACTTGGGCTCCACAGGTATCGGCGGCGGCATCGCCATTCCCCACGGCAAGCTGGAGACGGTTAAGTCCATCGCGGTGGGATTTGGGCGCAGCATCAAAGGCATTGAGTTTAACTCCTTGGACAACCGGCCGGTCCATCTTTTCTTTCTGCTTTTAACACCCGAACATTCCACAGGGGGGCATTTAAAAGTACTGGCCCAGATTTCAAAGCTGCTGAAAATGGATCAATTTAAAGAACGCCTGCTTTCAGCAGGTTCTCAAGAACAAATTCATCAGATCATTTTGGAGAATGACGAAGAATTTTGA
- a CDS encoding PTS sugar transporter subunit IIA, translated as MTGILIVTHANLGAALIDTLEFILGAKQEKLGTISIDIKQDPESLRNKIKRGIKDVYCENGVIILTDMFGGTPSNLAYAFLEEGKVEVISGVNLPILLKAVTTREKMEIKELTAALIEHGKKSISLASDILKGTSRSLS; from the coding sequence ATGACGGGAATTTTAATTGTCACCCATGCCAATTTGGGTGCAGCATTAATTGATACCCTGGAGTTTATTCTGGGGGCAAAGCAAGAAAAATTAGGCACCATATCCATAGACATCAAACAGGACCCGGAAAGTCTGCGAAATAAAATCAAACGGGGCATTAAGGATGTCTATTGCGAAAATGGGGTTATTATTTTAACCGACATGTTCGGTGGTACACCTTCAAACCTGGCCTATGCCTTTCTTGAAGAAGGAAAGGTGGAGGTAATTTCAGGCGTCAACCTGCCCATTCTTCTCAAAGCCGTCACAACCCGGGAGAAAATGGAGATCAAAGAATTGACTGCAGCCCTGATTGAACATGGGAAAAAAAGCATTTCCCTTGCCAGCGACATTCTGAAAGGGACCAGTCGGTCCCTATCCTAA